AATGGTTGGACGGTGCAAAATCACTTCATATGCAGTTTATGACGGATGTAAATGAGCTTGCACCAGAGCATCAATATTTACTTGAGCAATGGCAATATTGGATGGATGAATTTAAGATTAAATTGTCCGAGTGGGATGATGTTTTTTTACGTCAAGAAGACAATTTTTCATGCTGGATTGAACTTGATAAACGTAGCTTACCCGGCAGTATTCAGCTTTATAAAAAGCCTGTGGATGTAACGGATATGATTCATAAACTATTTGCACCAATTCGGGAGCAAAGCGCGGTCATTTGGACATCAGGAACATTAACAGTACCGAATAATGAACGCTTCATCACGAACCAATTGGGCATTGACGCGTCTATACAAATTGAAAAATTACATGCTGACCCGAGCTACTATGACGGGGCGAATGTCTATATTGTTGACGATATGCCCGATATTCAGACCGTATCACAATCGGATTATATCGAAGAAGTGGCACATGCGATTACAAATGCGGTGCGAATGACAGAAGGACGTTCGTTTGTATTATTTACTTCACAAGAGATGCTACGTCAAACAGTGGATTTAATTCATGAAAGTGAATTGCTAAGTGACTATATGCTGTTTGCGCAAGGAGTTACTGCAGGTAGTCGTATGCGCTTGTTAAAATCATTCCAGAAGTTCAATCATTCGGTGTTATTTGGTACGAATAGTTTCTGGGAAGGAGTGGATGTGCCCGGAGACGGGTTAGCAACGGTCATTGTTGTGCGTCTGCCATTTTCTGCACCAGAAGAGCCATCATTTAAAGCGCGCGCTGAGCATTTACAAAAACAAGGAGTAAATGCATTTACAGAACTGGCATTGCCAGAAGCTGTTCTTCGCTTTAAACAAGGTTTTGGTCGATTAATTCGTTCAAGTCATGACAGGGGGGCGTTTATCGTTTTAGATCGCCGAATAGAAACGAAATCTTACGGACAAGAGTTTATCGAGGCATTACCGCCAATATCAATACAAAAACTGCCTCTTCACAGTATGGTACAACAGCTTGGAAATTGGTATAATGAAAAACGATGAGGAAGGAAAGCAGGTCGACAAATATGAAACGAAACTATCCATTCAGTACAGCGAATGTCACTGTACTACAAAATCAATTGAAATGTAAGGTGCAGCCATGAAAAACTGGATCATCTTTTCAGTTGTCTTTATTTTATCTTTGTCACTTGTTATCTCGGTCTTCGTAATTTGGAAGGCAGACAAGCCGTTTTCTGACATAGAGCAAAAAGCCGAGCAGTTTGCAATAGATACGAAGGCACTTGCTGTTGTTGAAGATTCATACGTATACAACGGAAATAAGCCGTATGTAACCGTATTTGGTATAGACGAATATGGTAAAGATAAGGCAATCTTCGTCCCGATGAGTTTAGATGAAAATTCAATGCAAGAGGTTTTTTTGGCAGATGGAATTACAGAGGATGAGGCGTTAGAGCGCTTCCGTAATGAAACTGCTGTAAAAGAAATACTTCATACAAAATTAGGCTATGAGCAACCTGGCCCAGTGTGGGAAATTACCTACATTTCTAAGTCTGGAAGCTTAAATTATGTCTATTTATTGCATGAAGATGGACAATGGTGGAAACGCATATTGAATTTGTAGAGGAGAAATGACAATGAAACAACTGTTAGCAAAGCGTGTTAAAACATTAACACCATCTTCAACTTTAGCAATTACTGCGAAGGCGAAAGAACTAAAAGAGCAGGGGATTGATGTAATCGGGCTAGGAGCAGGGGAACCTGACTTCAACACACCAGAAAACATTTTAAATGCAGCAAAAGCGTCAATGGATGCAGGTTTAACAAAGTATACGCCAGCTGGTGGTTTACCTGTATTAAAGAAAGCAATCATTGACAAATTACAGCGTGATAATGGGCTTACATATCAAGCGAATGAAATTTTAGTTGGTGTTGGTGCAAAGCATGTATTGTATACATTGTTCCAAGTGATCTTAGATGAGGGCGATGAAGTAATCATCCCAATTCCATATTGGGTTTCATATCCAGAGCAAGTGAAGTTAGCAGGAGGTGTGCCAGTATACGTAGAAGGTACAGCAGAGCAAGGCTACAAAATTACGGCTTCTCAATTACGTGATGCGATTACAAACAAAACGAAAGCAGTTATTATTAACTCGCCTTCAAACCCTTCTGGCATGATTTATTCAAAAGAAGAATTAACAGAGCTTGCAAAAGTTGCAGAAGAAAAAGATATTTTAATCGTTTCAGATGAAATTTATGAAAAGCTTGTTTACAATGGAGTAGAGCATTTTTCAATTGCACAGCTTTCTGATGCAATTAAAGCGCGTACAATCGTTGTAAATGGTGTTGCAAAATCACACTCAATGACAGGCTGGCGTATCGGTTACGCTGCTGGCGATAAAGATATTATTAATGCAATGACGGACTTAGCGTCACATTCTACTTCAAATGCAACAACTACTGCGCAATATGCAACTGTAGAAGCGTACAACGGTTCTCAAGAAACAGTTGAAATGATGCGTCAAGCGTTTGAATCTCGTTTAGAGGCGATTTTCCCGAAATTAGCGGCGATTCCTGGTTTCAAAGTATTAAAGCCACAAGGTGCATTCTACTTACTACCAGACGTATCAGAAGCAGCAGCTAAAACAGGTTATGCATCTGTGGATGATTTTGCAAATGCATTATTAACAGAAGCCAACGTAGCGGTAATCCCAGGCTCAGGCTTTGGTGCACCTGCAACAATGCGCTTATCATATGCAACATCTTTAGAATTATTAGAAGAAGCAGTCAATCGAATTGAAACTTTTGTGAAAGCAAAGTGGCAAGATAAATAGAGCTGCAACTTAGTTTTGGAGGACTTTATGAAAAAAATTATGATCAAAGATATGCCTGCGCATATCGGCGAAACAGTCAAAATTGGTGCTTGGTTAGCAAACAAACGCGCTAGCGGGAAACTAGCATTCTTACAATTACGTGATGGCTCAGGCTTCGCACAAGGCGTTGTTGTAAAAGAAGAAGTAGGCGAAGAGTTATTTGCAGTAGCAAAAGGTATGACGCAAGAAACTTCAATGTACATCGTTGGTGAAGTAAAAGCAGATGAGCGTTCTACTTTTGGTGCAGAGTTAAATGTAACAGGTATCGAAGTGATTCACGCAGCAGTGGACTTCCCAATCACACCAAAAGAGCACGGTACTGAGTTCTTAATGGACAACCGTCACTTATGGTTACGTTCTCGTAAACAACACGCAGTAATGAAAGTGCGTAACGAAATTATTCGTGCAACTTATGAGTTCTTCAACGACAACGGATTTACAAAAATGGATCCACCAATCCTAACTGGTTCAGCTCCAGAAGGTACTTCAGAGCTATTTGCTACGAAATACTTTGATGAGGATGCTTACCTTTCACAATCTGGTCAGCTATACATGGAAGCTGCGGCAATGGCACTAGGGAAAGTATTCTCTTTTGGTCCAACATTCCGTGCAGAAAAATCGAAAACGCGTCGTCACTTAATCGAATTTTGGATGATCGAGCCTGAAATGGCATTCGTAGAGTTTGAAGAAAACTTAGAAGTACAAGAACAGTATGTATCTCATATCGTACAATCGGTTCTTAAAAATTGTAAAATGGATTTAGAGCGTCTTGGACGTGATACATCAAAATTAGAAAACATTCAAGCACCATTCCCACGTATTTCTTATGATGATGCAATCAAGTTCTTACACGAACAAGGCTTTGATGATATTCAGTGGGGCGATGATTTCGGTGCGCCACACGAAACAGCGATTGCCAATGCTTACGACAAGCCAGTATTTATTACTTGCTACCCAGTAGGTATTAAGCCATTTTACATGCAACCACATCCAGAGCGCGATGACGTAGTATTATGTGCGGACTTAATTGCACCAGAAGGCTACGGAGAAATTATCGGTGGTTCTGAGCGTATTCACGATTATGAATTATTAAAATCTCGCTTAGAAGAGCACAACTTATCAATGGACGCATACGCTTGGTATTTAGAGCTTCGTAAACAAGGCTCAGTACCGCACTCAGGCTTCGGTCTTGGTTTAGAGCGTACAGTAGCGTGGATTTCAGGAACTGAGCACATCCGTGAAACAATTCCATTCCCACGTTTATTAAACCGTCTGTACCCATAATATAAATGCTACATTTTTCACAGAGCGTCCGGTCAATTAACCGGGCGCTTTGTTATTACAATAGTGACAAAGGGGATTCTAGCTATGGACAATCAATTTAATCGAATCCGCGTTTGGACAGAGCAACAACAAATAACGGTTCCACAACTGTTTTTTAAACATTATAGTGAAATGAACATTCAAGATGATGAAGCGTTAATCGCCTTACATTTAATGAGCTTTGCACAAGAGGGTGTTGATTTCCCAACACCCAATGATTTACTAGCGCGTACAAGCTTTCAAATGATGACCATCAGCCAACTTTTGCAGCGCCTAATGCAAAAGGGTTTTGTCGAAATTTCACAAAGCACCGACGAATCAGGTCGTATTGTTGAGAAATATTCGTTGCATCCACTTTGGGAGCGACTGCTTGATTTATTGCAATCAAAAGAAATGCAAAGCCAAGTGAAAACACAAAAGATTGACGAGGCAAAGATTTTCCAATTGTTTGAGCAGGAATTGGGGCGCTTATTATCGCCAATTGAAATTGAAACAATTAGTATGTGGATGGATATTGACCATCATACGCCTGAAGTTATTAAAGCGGCGCTCAAAGAGGCGGTGCTAGCAAGTAAGGTAAGTCTACGCTATATTGACCGAATTTTAATTGAATGGAAAAAGAAAAATATTAAAACTCCATCACAAATCGAGCAGCATAGCGAACAGTACCGAAAATTTACGATGCAGCCACCTACTCAAAAGCCATACAATCAACAACAGGCACCACAATCAAAAAAAGCGCCGTTCTATAATTGGTTAGAAGAACGCGAATAGAAGGGAGAAGCGCGCATGTTAACAAAAGCGAAATGGCTAGAATTTTTAGATACGATGGACGATATGTATCCAGACGCACACTGTGAACTTGTGCACGACAATCCGTTTGAATTAACGATTGCGACACTTCTTTCAGCGCAGTGTACAGACGTACTAGTCAATAAAGTAACAAAGGATTTGTTCCAAAAATATAAAACACCGCAAGACTATTTAAATGTGTCACTAGAAGAACTGCAAAATGATATTCGTTCGATAGGGCTTTACCGCAATAAGGCAAAAAACATTCAGCTGTTATGTGAACGAATATTGGCTGAATATGATGGTGAAATTCCTGCTTCGCGCGAGGAGCTTGTGACATTACCAGGTGTTGGACGAAAAACGGCTAACGTTGTGTTGTCGGTAGCGTTTAATGTACCTGCAATGGCGGTGGACACGCATGTAGAGCGTGTAACAAAGCGCTTGGGCTTATGTCGATGGAAAGATAATGTGCTTGAAGTAGAAGAAACGATAATGAAGAAAACACCAATTGAACGTTGGAGCCGCGCACATCATCAAATCATTTTCTTTGGACGATATCATTGTAAAGCACAAAATCCAGGCTGTGAAAAATGCCCGTTACTTGCAGATTGCCGAGAAGGTCAAAAACGCTTGAAAAAAGGTTTGGTGAAGGTATGATAGCCGTAAAAAAAGACATGATTTCTAAAGAGCGCGTTGATACTTGGTTTAACGAATGGGAAGTGTTACGTGAGGACATCCATGCCGCACATGACCGCCGTGATGGCTCGGCTCTAGAGGCAATGCTAAAGGGGATCGCACATTACGAGCAGCTATTAATTAACAGCTCGGAATCCGATATAGGCTTTTCGGTGCAGGCGGAGTATGAGCTGATGCCAATTAACGGTATGGAGCGATTCCAATTCATCAAAATGCGCCCAGCACAATATGCTTGCTATCGTCAGTTGGATGAGCTATATAAGGAAACAAAAAAGCGCTGTGCAAGATTGCGATTGAAGTAAAGAAAAGGCTAAGCAAAGAATAATGTTCTTCGCTTAGCCTTTTCTATTTTAATTGTTATTCTCCATCGTCAGTAGTACCATCGTCTGTACCTGGCTGAGTAGGGTCAGTTGGTTGTGTTGGCGGTGAAGTAGGTATTTCTGGTTCTTCCGTGTTGCCACTGCCATTACCGTTACCGTTGCCATTACCACTGTTATTATTGCCGTTGCCACCGTTGTTACCATTGTTATTACCGTTACCATTGCCATTATTACCGTTATCCGTAGAATCATTTGGATTTTCTGGTTGGCCTGGATTTTCGTTATTGTCGTCTGGTTCTTCAGGCTCTGTAGGTTCTTCCACGACTGGTTCACCTTCAACAAATAATGTTACAGAAGCTGGATCACTGCGTAAATCACCTGAAATTGCAGTTACTGTAAAGTTATACGTTTTTCCTTTTTCAATACCTGGAATTTGAGCGGTAGTTGCACTTGATGTTGCTACGACACTAGTTGCCCCACCTTCAACGCTCATTTTCACTTCATATGTGACTGGATCACCGTTTTCATCCGTACCTTCTGTAAGTGAAGGGTGTGTCCATGATAAGTCTGCAAGCTGTGCCACTTCATTGAATGTTGCAGTTAGATCTGTTGGAGCATCCAACGTTTGTGGAACATATTCTTCTGAATATTCAGTTGGTTGTGTACCTTTAACAAATAGCTCTTTGCTACGCATATTTGATGGTGTGTATTTGGTTGCTAATTGTAAAGGTTTTGACCCAATCACAACATCTGCAGACACAACCGAGCTTGGCTGTTTAAATGAAGATGATGGATTGTTGCGATCTAAATCAGTCATAATTGATTTGAATAAATATTGAGGCATCCAGCGTTCGTCCCAAGTCGTGATGGCATCTTTTCGCTTTGAATACCCGCCCCAAATGGCAATCGAGTAGTTCGTTGAGTATCCAGCAAACCATGAATCTGGTACAGAACCACGTTTTAAATTAAATTTACTAAATTCATCTGAAGAATAGTTAGTAGTTCCTGTTTTCCCAGCGATATCAACACCTGAAACTGCAGCACGTGGTGCAGAGGCGTTACGCTTGTTACTGACAACATCACGTAAAATATCTGTCACCATATAAGCTGTATAATCACTCATTGCAATTTTTGGTTCTGGTTTATAAGATTTTGATGTTTTCCCATCACGGAATACGATTTTTGAAATCGAATGTGCGTCGTTATACGTGCCGTTATTACCAAATGCTGCATAAGATGCAGCCATTTGAATTGGTGACATTGTTACATGACCGCCACCGATTGCATCTGACTCTACTAAGTTATCCGTTTTAATGCCTAAGTTAGCAAGAAATTGTTTTGCACGGTCTGGGCCAACTTCTTTAAATGCCTTAACTGCTGGGATATTTCGAGATGCATACAATGCTTCACGTGCTGTCATCGGACCTAAGTACTTGCTATCCCAGTTTGTGATAACTTGTTTTGATCCTGTGTAATTCATAGGTTCATCGACCAATGTTTGACCTGTTGACCATTTTAAATATTCAATAGCTGGACCGTAGTCGATTAACGGTTTAATTGTTGAACCTGGAGAGCGCGATTGGTTGTCATAGGCAAAGTTATAGTTAAAACCTTTATAGTTACGACCACCACCAATGGCACGAATTTCACCTGTTTGTGTATCGACAACTGCAACACCCGCTTCAATGTCTTCGGTAGGGAAGTTGCTGTCATTATTCATGACATTTTCGACAATTGTTTGTGCTTCTGGATCAAGTGTTGTGTACACTTTAATTCCTTCAGCCATCAACTCACCATCGCCTTTTTCTTCAAGCTCTGATAACACAACGTCTAAAAACGCAGGGTATTTTGTTTCGAGATTGGCCACACGTTGTTCTTCAGGAATTAAACCAGCTGTAATATCTACGGCTTTTGCTTCATCCGCTTGAGCTTGTGTAATTTTATTGTGTTGTACCATTAAAGAAAGAACAATATTACGACGCTTTTCAGCATTTTCTGGTTTTTTGTATGGGTTAAAGTTATTTGGGCTTTGTGGCATACCCGCTAATTGAGCAGATTCTGCTAATGTTAATTCGCTTAATTCTTTGCCATAAAATTCTTTAGCCGCTGTTCCAAATCCATAAATTCGACCAGACATTAATATTTTATTGAAGTACATTTCAAAAATTTCTTCTTTTGAATATTGGCGTTCTAGCTGCACAGCAAGCCATGCTTCTTGCGCTTTACGCTCTAATTTTTTCTCATTTGTAAAGAATGAATTTTTGACAACTTGTTGAGTAATTGTACTCGCACCTTGCGCACCAAAGCCGTCTCGGAAGTTGGCAAATACCGCGCCACCTAAACGCCATAAATCGACACCGAAATGTTCAAAGAAACGAGAATCTTCTGTTGCAATGATGGCATCAATCATTTGTTGTGGAATATCTTCATATTTGACATATTCACGATTTTCTGCCCCTAATTTCGCAAATAGCTCTCCATTCACATCGTAAAACTCAGAAGATATAGGGTCTTTTAATAATTCCTCATCTAATTCTGGTGCTTTGCTTACGTAGTAGCCAAATAATGCGGCCCCACTCGCTAAACCTAACCCACCGATTAAGACAATGGTTAACACGATGCGTTTAATCCATTTTCCAGCGGATGTTTTATTTTTAGTTTTTTTTGCTTTTTGTTGTGATTGACGTTCACGCTTAATATCTTCACGTGTTCTTCTTTTTTCCGTCACGTTATTTCTCCTCACTTTCACAAACTGCTTTGTCTGCGATTAATACATCCACTGCTTTTAAATAATCTAGCCGAGGTAAATAGCCTTCGTGAATTTCAATTGCCTCGGTTTCAAAAACAGTGAATGGAATCGATTTTCTACCACCATTCTTCATATTCTCGTAGAATCGTTCCACAATTTCATATAATACGACAAAGTTGCGTTGAAGCGTACTAAAACGCACGATAAAAAACGAAATACCACGTTGATGTAGAACCGATTTCATATGTTCCATTTGGTGTGGGTGGATATTTTTCAGAGGAAAGGATGATTTACTATCCGTTTCCTTTGCTTCAAAATCGATATAGTAGCCATTGTACACACCATTATAATCCGTCGTTGAAGGCGTGCGGAAATATGCCTCACGAATAACTGCAGCACTTCTTGCCGGATAATCTACTTTGACGATTTGGATTGGAACAGGTTTCTTGTGTATAATTGCCAATTTTTGCTGTAAATAAAACACATTTGTTTCATTTAAATCATCTTCTAAGCTTTTTCCACGGTTACTATACGAAACTTCTTTGTTTTTTGTTCCTTTTGATGCCCTCACTTTTGTCTGTTTTGGCTCATCTTCTTTCGTACCGACGTAAAGTTTACCATTTGGGTAACGTATGACCATGGAATCACCATCCTTCTTGTTACGAAATCGTACGTCAACATTTTACCATAAAGAAACTAATACAAAAAAAAAAAATAATATCTTTAATCTTGTTGTAATTAATAAAAATATTGCAAAAAAGCACTACTTTTAGCGAATCAGCACCAGTTTTGTCTTAGACAAAGGAATAAATAAGACTTTAGCGAATCTATTCAAAAAAAAAGGGGGGAACCGATTGAGTAAAATTGCATCTATCATTCGGCAAATCGACTTAGCACAAAATTTGCTTACACTACAATTTGAACAGCAACGCCTGCATCTTTCACAACACTATTTATTGCGTACCCTTGCCGTTTATCAAAAGGTTAGCTTAGCAGAAAATAGAGAGCAAGTAAAGAATACATGTTCGTATATGAGTAGTACAAATGATTAGAATTTGATACACTAAACGAAAAATGAGCTTTTACGTTGAGGTGTATACTATGCAATTAATGGATGAAACTAAAATTTTAATACAAGAATGCGAGGCGTGTTTAACACGTTTTCAAACAATGCGTGATGAGGATCGGGAGCCAGATTTTTTTAATGAAGTAAAGCCGCATGCAGATTTGATTCATGTCCAATTAAAAAACTGGCAACAGCTCGCGCAAATTTGGATTACAAAAACAGCGCCCAAAAATTTATATGTACAACAAATTGACCATGCAGCTGATGCGATGGAGCAATTTGTTGTGCAGTCTTTTTATAAAGGCACAAGTAAAAAACGCTTCATTCAATCGATTCAATCTACGATGTATACGCTCCATTTAGTCGTACGAAAAATTGAGGAAGGTGATGCACATGTTGAGTAAAAAACGTACGTTAAGTGAGCTATTAGCAGAATGGCAATTCGATGAGGAAATGAAACACAATATTACAAGCATGCATACCATCGAAGCCACACCAGCTCATTATGCGGATTTCCCTGCTGAAATGCATCCTTCTATTAAAAAGGCACTTCATGCACGAGGTATCAAACAGCTATATACACATCAGCGTCAAGCGTTTGACTATGCACAGCAAGATAAGCACTTTACGGCAATTACACCAACAGCATCAGGTAAATCGTATTGCTATCATTTACCGGTGTTACAAAAAATTTTAGAAGATAAATCAAGTCGTGCAATTTATTTATTTCCTACAAAAGCGTTAGCTCAAGACCAAAAATCGGATTTAAATGAACTAATTGAGCTAATGGACGAGGATGTTTTAAGCTATACATATGATGGTGACACAGCGCCTGGTATTCGCCAAAAAATTCGTAAGGCAGGTCATATCGTGATGACAAACCCGGATATGCTACATTCGGGCATTTTGCCGCACCATACGAAATGGGTATCGTTGTTTGAAAACTTAAAGTACATTGTGATCGATGAGTTACATTCGTATAAAGGGGTATTTGGTTCACATGTGGCACATGTCATTCGCCGATTACAGCGCATTTGCGAATTTTACGGAAGTAATCCTATTTTCATTTGTACAAGTGCGACCATTAAAAATCCAAAAGAGCTTGCCGAAAGTTTAACGAACGCGCAACATGAACTCATTGCAAAGTCAGGTGCGCCAGTAGGGAAGAAAACTTTTGTCTTTTACAATCCACCGATTATACATCCCACATTTGGTGTACGTCGGAGCGCGGTACTAGAAGTGCGTGATATTTCGAGACGACTTTTTGAAGCAGGCATTCAAACAATTATTTTTGCGAAATCCCGTGTGCGTGTAGAAATGCTTGTGACGTACTTAAAATCATTGACAACGAAAAAAATTGGTGATGAATCCATTCAAGGTTACCGAGGTGGCTATTTACCGAGTGAGCGCCGAGAAATCGAAAAAGGTTTGCGCGATGGCAAAATTCAAATGGTCATAAGTACAAATGCGCTTGAACTAGGGGTTGATATTGGTCAATTACAAGCATGCATTATGACAGGATACCCTGGGAATATTGCGAGTGCATGGCAACAAGCAGGGCGCGCGGGAAGACGTCAAGACGAGGCATTAATTGTTTATGTAGCTCAATCTACCGCGCTCGATCAATATGTTGTGCAGCATCCGAGCTTTATGTTAGGTAGCTCGCCTGAGGAAGCCCGTATTAATCCTGAAAACATGTTAATTTTAATGGAGCATTTA
This portion of the Solibacillus daqui genome encodes:
- a CDS encoding DnaD domain-containing protein — its product is MDNQFNRIRVWTEQQQITVPQLFFKHYSEMNIQDDEALIALHLMSFAQEGVDFPTPNDLLARTSFQMMTISQLLQRLMQKGFVEISQSTDESGRIVEKYSLHPLWERLLDLLQSKEMQSQVKTQKIDEAKIFQLFEQELGRLLSPIEIETISMWMDIDHHTPEVIKAALKEAVLASKVSLRYIDRILIEWKKKNIKTPSQIEQHSEQYRKFTMQPPTQKPYNQQQAPQSKKAPFYNWLEERE
- the nth gene encoding endonuclease III codes for the protein MLTKAKWLEFLDTMDDMYPDAHCELVHDNPFELTIATLLSAQCTDVLVNKVTKDLFQKYKTPQDYLNVSLEELQNDIRSIGLYRNKAKNIQLLCERILAEYDGEIPASREELVTLPGVGRKTANVVLSVAFNVPAMAVDTHVERVTKRLGLCRWKDNVLEVEETIMKKTPIERWSRAHHQIIFFGRYHCKAQNPGCEKCPLLADCREGQKRLKKGLVKV
- a CDS encoding pyridoxal phosphate-dependent aminotransferase; protein product: MKQLLAKRVKTLTPSSTLAITAKAKELKEQGIDVIGLGAGEPDFNTPENILNAAKASMDAGLTKYTPAGGLPVLKKAIIDKLQRDNGLTYQANEILVGVGAKHVLYTLFQVILDEGDEVIIPIPYWVSYPEQVKLAGGVPVYVEGTAEQGYKITASQLRDAITNKTKAVIINSPSNPSGMIYSKEELTELAKVAEEKDILIVSDEIYEKLVYNGVEHFSIAQLSDAIKARTIVVNGVAKSHSMTGWRIGYAAGDKDIINAMTDLASHSTSNATTTAQYATVEAYNGSQETVEMMRQAFESRLEAIFPKLAAIPGFKVLKPQGAFYLLPDVSEAAAKTGYASVDDFANALLTEANVAVIPGSGFGAPATMRLSYATSLELLEEAVNRIETFVKAKWQDK
- a CDS encoding molecular chaperone, producing MSKIASIIRQIDLAQNLLTLQFEQQRLHLSQHYLLRTLAVYQKVSLAENREQVKNTCSYMSSTND
- a CDS encoding YpoC family protein; translation: MIAVKKDMISKERVDTWFNEWEVLREDIHAAHDRRDGSALEAMLKGIAHYEQLLINSSESDIGFSVQAEYELMPINGMERFQFIKMRPAQYACYRQLDELYKETKKRCARLRLK
- the recU gene encoding Holliday junction resolvase RecU, with translation MVIRYPNGKLYVGTKEDEPKQTKVRASKGTKNKEVSYSNRGKSLEDDLNETNVFYLQQKLAIIHKKPVPIQIVKVDYPARSAAVIREAYFRTPSTTDYNGVYNGYYIDFEAKETDSKSSFPLKNIHPHQMEHMKSVLHQRGISFFIVRFSTLQRNFVVLYEIVERFYENMKNGGRKSIPFTVFETEAIEIHEGYLPRLDYLKAVDVLIADKAVCESEEK
- a CDS encoding DUF5590 domain-containing protein encodes the protein MKNWIIFSVVFILSLSLVISVFVIWKADKPFSDIEQKAEQFAIDTKALAVVEDSYVYNGNKPYVTVFGIDEYGKDKAIFVPMSLDENSMQEVFLADGITEDEALERFRNETAVKEILHTKLGYEQPGPVWEITYISKSGSLNYVYLLHEDGQWWKRILNL
- the asnS gene encoding asparagine--tRNA ligase translates to MKKIMIKDMPAHIGETVKIGAWLANKRASGKLAFLQLRDGSGFAQGVVVKEEVGEELFAVAKGMTQETSMYIVGEVKADERSTFGAELNVTGIEVIHAAVDFPITPKEHGTEFLMDNRHLWLRSRKQHAVMKVRNEIIRATYEFFNDNGFTKMDPPILTGSAPEGTSELFATKYFDEDAYLSQSGQLYMEAAAMALGKVFSFGPTFRAEKSKTRRHLIEFWMIEPEMAFVEFEENLEVQEQYVSHIVQSVLKNCKMDLERLGRDTSKLENIQAPFPRISYDDAIKFLHEQGFDDIQWGDDFGAPHETAIANAYDKPVFITCYPVGIKPFYMQPHPERDDVVLCADLIAPEGYGEIIGGSERIHDYELLKSRLEEHNLSMDAYAWYLELRKQGSVPHSGFGLGLERTVAWISGTEHIRETIPFPRLLNRLYP
- a CDS encoding penicillin-binding protein 1A, which translates into the protein MTEKRRTREDIKRERQSQQKAKKTKNKTSAGKWIKRIVLTIVLIGGLGLASGAALFGYYVSKAPELDEELLKDPISSEFYDVNGELFAKLGAENREYVKYEDIPQQMIDAIIATEDSRFFEHFGVDLWRLGGAVFANFRDGFGAQGASTITQQVVKNSFFTNEKKLERKAQEAWLAVQLERQYSKEEIFEMYFNKILMSGRIYGFGTAAKEFYGKELSELTLAESAQLAGMPQSPNNFNPYKKPENAEKRRNIVLSLMVQHNKITQAQADEAKAVDITAGLIPEEQRVANLETKYPAFLDVVLSELEEKGDGELMAEGIKVYTTLDPEAQTIVENVMNNDSNFPTEDIEAGVAVVDTQTGEIRAIGGGRNYKGFNYNFAYDNQSRSPGSTIKPLIDYGPAIEYLKWSTGQTLVDEPMNYTGSKQVITNWDSKYLGPMTAREALYASRNIPAVKAFKEVGPDRAKQFLANLGIKTDNLVESDAIGGGHVTMSPIQMAASYAAFGNNGTYNDAHSISKIVFRDGKTSKSYKPEPKIAMSDYTAYMVTDILRDVVSNKRNASAPRAAVSGVDIAGKTGTTNYSSDEFSKFNLKRGSVPDSWFAGYSTNYSIAIWGGYSKRKDAITTWDERWMPQYLFKSIMTDLDRNNPSSSFKQPSSVVSADVVIGSKPLQLATKYTPSNMRSKELFVKGTQPTEYSEEYVPQTLDAPTDLTATFNEVAQLADLSWTHPSLTEGTDENGDPVTYEVKMSVEGGATSVVATSSATTAQIPGIEKGKTYNFTVTAISGDLRSDPASVTLFVEGEPVVEEPTEPEEPDDNNENPGQPENPNDSTDNGNNGNGNGNNNGNNGGNGNNNSGNGNGNGNGSGNTEEPEIPTSPPTQPTDPTQPGTDDGTTDDGE
- a CDS encoding YppE family protein; the encoded protein is MQLMDETKILIQECEACLTRFQTMRDEDREPDFFNEVKPHADLIHVQLKNWQQLAQIWITKTAPKNLYVQQIDHAADAMEQFVVQSFYKGTSKKRFIQSIQSTMYTLHLVVRKIEEGDAHVE
- a CDS encoding DEAD/DEAH box helicase, whose translation is MLSKKRTLSELLAEWQFDEEMKHNITSMHTIEATPAHYADFPAEMHPSIKKALHARGIKQLYTHQRQAFDYAQQDKHFTAITPTASGKSYCYHLPVLQKILEDKSSRAIYLFPTKALAQDQKSDLNELIELMDEDVLSYTYDGDTAPGIRQKIRKAGHIVMTNPDMLHSGILPHHTKWVSLFENLKYIVIDELHSYKGVFGSHVAHVIRRLQRICEFYGSNPIFICTSATIKNPKELAESLTNAQHELIAKSGAPVGKKTFVFYNPPIIHPTFGVRRSAVLEVRDISRRLFEAGIQTIIFAKSRVRVEMLVTYLKSLTTKKIGDESIQGYRGGYLPSERREIEKGLRDGKIQMVISTNALELGVDIGQLQACIMTGYPGNIASAWQQAGRAGRRQDEALIVYVAQSTALDQYVVQHPSFMLGSSPEEARINPENMLILMEHLKCAAFELPFSMADSYGEYEVQELLAYLEEEGVLVKTSTKWHWMSDRFPAHEISLRSAAQENVVIIDISTPANTKVIGEMDTYSAMTLLHEEAIYIHQGTQFQVEKLDWEEKKAFVREVDVDYFTDANLAVELKVLSEDKSASFSGATVSYGDVSLLAIPTIFKKIKLHEKNENIGSGPINLPPMEMHTNATWLSFEVVEGWNDERLAEALEGAAQALGSFIPLFIHCDRTDVSVVPQVKATHNEKPTLFIYDSYPGGIGLSEKVYDIILSLVERTLKHVQLCPCPRGCPSCVGPQNSLTDSPKKDAIKLLQNLASELNK